A single window of Mugil cephalus isolate CIBA_MC_2020 chromosome 1, CIBA_Mcephalus_1.1, whole genome shotgun sequence DNA harbors:
- the brpf1 gene encoding peregrin isoform X3: protein MGLDFDVKTFCHNLRATKPPYECPVESCRKVYKSYSGIEYHLYHYDHDNPTPAQTLPQKKRKGRPPRVSLAGSGDTDDGGGNSGGGPGHGGNTPGSPNRSERSHSPGRDTMTYAQAQRMVELEIQGRIHRISIFENIDVVSEEDSDAEDAPPSGTGSSAGGVCNGSDGGAGGSEIGGSGKDRSDIPSSNGGKATPKSGKHKSKEKKKDGSSHHHSAQSGPAVKLPEAVFRELDQERPDAPPRPLSYYRYIDKSVEELDEEVEYDIDEEDYIWLDIMNDKRRRDGVTPIPQEVFEYLMDRLEKESYFESHNKADPSTLIDEDAVCCICNDGECQNSNVILFCDMCNLAVHQECYGVPYIPEGQWLCRRCLQSPSRAVDCALCPNKGGAFKQTDDARWAHVVCALWIPEVCFANTVFLEPIDSIEHIPPARWKLTCYICKQRGSGACIQCHKANCYTAFHVTCAQQAGLYMKMEPVRETGANGTSFSVRKTAYCDIHTPPGSARPLGGVGGASMGSSHSEGELEEDDEPSIGHDDDSKGWSSERAKRAKAKSRLKMKRARKILAERRAAAPVVSVPCIPPHRLSKITSNLTVPRKSQFMQRLHSYWTLKRQSRNGVPLLRRLQTHLQSQRHIDPVPPPPPSQLPLRDTEEKQSALKEQLKAWQRLRHDLERARLLVELIRKREKLKRETIKVQQMALEMQLTPFLVLLRSTLEQLQERDTNNFFTEPVPLAEVPDYLDHINTPMDFQTMWNLLESHRYLTFEAFEADFGLIVNNCLKYNAKDTVFYRAALRLREMGSSVIRTAKRQAERIGFDYETGMHLPREPSPDSQRDQERDRERERGRERDRDRERDPPLSSNEEDLLLPENRRRLPLEEQLHYLQLRLDEVSSGKHSIGQSRRAKALRKEISVIKRKLAHQREGGPGMGGRESMGGGDRGSSLPHLSSPAGHHDEGGESSSQEIGGKELSVSSSALASEVGRRTSVLFSKKNQKMAGPPKRPGRPPKNRDAGYGGPGVSQSPIGPPQLPLLSQRQRKRPRSPHSSSSSDSDSDNDDLLPGLPSNGFDTGNQPVTESFRVYRNEPRLPRSSSDSESTTSSSSSAASDRTSTTPSKQGRGKASFPRSFHEDSSEETSGTENDSYSVGGSRSVSHLVRGRDRPGCWMTSDDYSSLEALDLVWAKCRGYPSYPALIIDPKMPREGVFHRGVPIPVPPLDVLKLGEQMTLEAREHLFLVLFFDNKRTWQWLPRSKLVPLGVDQELDKEKMQEGRKSNIRKSVQVAYHRAMQHRSKVQGDPSSETSDSD, encoded by the exons ATGGGGCTGGACTTTGATGTAAAGACGTTCTGTCACAACCTGCGGGCCACCAAGCCCCCTTATGAGTGCCCTGTGGAGAGTTGCCGCAAGGTCTACAAGAGCTACAGCGGCATTGAGTATCACCTTTACCACTATGACCATGATAACCCGACCCCTGCACAGACTTTGCcccagaagaagaggaagggacGGCCTCCTCGTGTGTCCCTGGCTGGTTCGGGGGACACGGATGATGGCGGAGGAAACAGCGGCGGAGGACCGGGGCATGGAGGGAACACACCTGGTAGCCCCAATCGCTCGGAGCGCTCTCACTCTCCAGGGAGAGATACCATGACTTACGCCCAGGCACAGCGCATGGTGGAGCTGGAGATTCAAGGACGCATACACCGCATCAGCATCTTTGAGAACATTGATGTGGTGTCGGAGGAAGACAGTGATGCAGAGGATGCACCGCCATCTGGAACTGGTAGTAGTGCGGGAGGGGTTTGTAACGGTAGCGATGGTGGAGCCGGAGGTAGCGAAATAGGAGGCAGCGGCAAGGACCGCTCAGACATCCCATCTTCTAATGGAGGCAAAGCCACGCCAAAGTCTGGGAAGCATAAgagtaaagaaaagaagaaggacgGCTCATCTCATCATCACAGCGCTCAGTCCGGCCCGGCGGTCAAGCTCCCGGAGGCGGTGTTCAGAGAACTGGACCAAGAGAGACCCGATGCCCCCCCTCGACCGTTGTCTTACTACAG GTACATAGATAAGTCTGTGGAGGAGctggatgaggaggtggagtatGACATTGATGAGGAGGACTACATCTGGCTTGACATCATGAACGACAAGCGGCGGCGTGACGGCGTGACACCCATCCCTCAGGAGGTCTTTGAGTATCTCATGGATCGCTTAGAGAAGGAGTCGTACTTTGAGAGCCACAACAAG GCGGATCCCAGCACCTTAATCGATGAAGATGCCGTCTGCTGCATCTGCAACGATGGAGAGTGTCAGAACAGCAATGTGATCCTGTTTTGTGACATGTGCAACCTGGCGGTCCACCAAGAGTGCTATGGTGTGCCATATATTCCAGAGGGTCAGTGGTTGTGTCGGCGCTGCCTGCAGTCGCCAAGTCGAGCGGTGGACTGCGCGCTCTGTCCTAACAAGGGAGGCGCTTTCAAACAGACAGACGACGCGCGCTGGGCCCACGTAGTGTGTGCCCTCTGGATCCCAGAG GTCTGCTTTGCCAACACAGTGTTTCTGGAGCCGATCGATAGTATTGAGCACATCCCTCCCGCACGCTGGAAGCTCACCTGCTACATCTGCAAGCAGCGCGGCTCGGGCGCCTGCATCCAGTGCCACAAAGCCAACTGCTACACGGCTTTCCACGTCACCTGCGCCCAGCAGGCAGGCCTCTATATGAAAATGGAGCCTGTCAGAGAGACCGGGGCGAATGGCACCTCCTTCAGCGTCCGCAAGACGGCATACTGCGACATCCACACGCCGCCCGGGTCGGCCCGACCTTTGGGAGGGGTGGGCGGTGCCAGCATGGGGTCTTCCCACAGCGagggagagctggaggaggatgacGAGCCCAGCATCGGCCACGACGACGACTCCAAGGGTTGGAGCTCCGAACGAGCAAAGAGGGCGAAGGCCaaatccaggctgaaaatgaaaagggCGAGGAAGATCTTAGCCGAGAGGAGAGCCGCTGCTCCGGTGGTGTCTGTGCCCTGCATACCCCCTCACAG GTTGAGCAAAATCACAAGTAACTTGACAGTACCCAGGAAAAGCCAGTTCATGCAACGCCTCCACAGCTACTGGACCCTGAAGAGGCAAAGTCGCAACGGCGTGCCACTGCTTCGCCGGCTTCAAACCCACCTGCAGTCACAGCGACACATTGACCCAGTCCCACCGCCGCCTCCATCACAGCTTCCCCTG AGGGACACCGAGGAGAAACAAAGCGCCttgaaggagcagctgaaggCATGGCAGAGACTGAGGCACGACCTGGAGAGAGCGAGGCTACTGGTGGAGCTCATACGCAAGAGGGAGAAACTCAAGAGGGAGACG ATTAAGGTGCAGCAGATGGCGCTGGAGATGCAGCTGACTCCCTTCCTGGTGCTGTTGAGGAGCACTTTGGAACAGTTACAGGAAAGAGACACTAACAACTTTTTCACTGAGCCTGTACCGCTGGCAGAG GTGCCAGACTACCTGGACCACATCAACACTCCAATGGATTTTCAGACCATGTGGAACCTGCTCGAGTCCCATCGCTACCTCACTTTCGAGGCCTTTGAGGCCGACTTCGGCCTCATTGTCAACAACTGCCTCAAGTACAACGCCAAGGACACAGTCTTCTACCGCGCTGCCCTTCGGCTCAGGGAGATGGGCAGCTCCGTCATACGAACAGCCAAGCGCCAGGCTGAACGCATAGGCTTCGACTATGAGACCGGCATGCACCTCCCCCGAGAGCCCAGCCCAGACAGCCAGCGCGAccaggagagagacagagagcgggAGCGGGGCAGGGaaagggacagggacagagaaagagaccCGCCGTTGTCTTCTAATGAAGAAG ACCTGCTCCTGCCCGAGAACAGGCGACGGCTGccgctggaggagcagctgcatTACCTGCAGCTGCGTCTGGACGAGGTGAGCTCAGGGAAGCACAGCATCGGTCAGTCCCGCAGAGCCAAAGCTCTCAGAAAGGAGATCAGTGTGATCAAGAGGAAGCTCGCGCATCAGCGCGAGGGAGGCCCCGGCATGGGGGGCCGGGAGTCCATGGGCGGAGGAGATCGCGGCTCGTCTCTCCCCCACCTCTCGTCGCCCGCAGGACACCACGATGAGGGGGGAGAGAGCAGCAGCCAGGAGATTGGTGGAAAGG AGCTGAGCGTGTCCTCATCCGCCCTGGCTTCCGAGGTGGGGCGTCGGACGTCTGTGCTCTTCTCCAAGAAGAATCAAAAAATGGCTGGACCCCCCAAAAGGCCAGGGCGCCCGCCCAAAAACCGGGACGCTGGCTACGGAGGTCCAGGAGTGAGCCAAAGCCCCATCGGCCCCCCGCAGCTCCCCCTCCTGTCTcaaaggcagaggaagaggccTCGCAGCCCccacagcagctccagctctgacagcgACAGCGACAACGACGACCTGTTGCCAG GTTTGCCAAGTAACGGGTTTGATACAGGAAACCAGCCTGTGACAGAAAGCTTCCGTGTTTACAGAAACGAGCCCCGTCTGCCACGCTCAAGTTCAGACTCCGAGTCCacgaccagcagcagcagcagtgcggCCTCTGACAGGACCAG CACGACGCCCTCTAAGCAGGGCAGAGGAAAGGCGTCGTTCCCTCGCTCTTTCCATGAAGACAGCAGTGAGGAAACTTCAGGCACTGAGAATGATTCCTACTCGGTCGGAGGGTCCCGGAGCGTTTCACATT TGGTGCGTGGCCGAGACAGGCCAGGATGTTGGATGACCTCTGATGACTACTCTTCTCTTGAAGCTCTAGACCTGGTGTGGGCCAAGTGCAGAGGCTACCCTTCATATCCGGCGCTG ATAATTGACCCAAAGATGCCCAGGGAAGGCGTGTTCCACCGGGGCGTCCCCATACCCGTCCCCCCTCTGGATGTGCTGAAACTTGGGGAGCAAATGACCCTGGAGGCCCGGGAGCACCTGTTCCTGGTCCTCTTCTTCGACAACAAGAGAACTTG gCAGTGGCTGCCGCGCTCTAAGCTGGTGCCGCTCGGGGTGGACCAGGAGCTGGACAAGGAGAAGATGCAGGAGGGCAGGAAGTCAAACATCCGCAAGTCGGTGCAGGTGGCTTATCACCGGGCCATGCAGCACCGCAGCAAGGTGCAGGGAGATCCCAGCAGCGAAACCAGTGACAGCGACTGA
- the brpf1 gene encoding peregrin isoform X2, translating to MGLDFDVKTFCHNLRATKPPYECPVESCRKVYKSYSGIEYHLYHYDHDNPTPAQTLPQKKRKGRPPRVSLAGSGDTDDGGGNSGGGPGHGGNTPGSPNRSERSHSPGRDTMTYAQAQRMVELEIQGRIHRISIFENIDVVSEEDSDAEDAPPSGTGSSAGGVCNGSDGGAGGSEIGGSGKDRSDIPSSNGGKATPKSGKHKSKEKKKDGSSHHHSAQSGPAVKLPEAVFRELDQERPDAPPRPLSYYRNLKYIDKSVEELDEEVEYDIDEEDYIWLDIMNDKRRRDGVTPIPQEVFEYLMDRLEKESYFESHNKADPSTLIDEDAVCCICNDGECQNSNVILFCDMCNLAVHQECYGVPYIPEGQWLCRRCLQSPSRAVDCALCPNKGGAFKQTDDARWAHVVCALWIPEVCFANTVFLEPIDSIEHIPPARWKLTCYICKQRGSGACIQCHKANCYTAFHVTCAQQAGLYMKMEPVRETGANGTSFSVRKTAYCDIHTPPGSARPLGGVGGASMGSSHSEGELEEDDEPSIGHDDDSKGWSSERAKRAKAKSRLKMKRARKILAERRAAAPVVSVPCIPPHRLSKITSNLTVPRKSQFMQRLHSYWTLKRQSRNGVPLLRRLQTHLQSQRHIDPVPPPPPSQLPLRDTEEKQSALKEQLKAWQRLRHDLERARLLVELIRKREKLKRETIKVQQMALEMQLTPFLVLLRSTLEQLQERDTNNFFTEPVPLAEVPDYLDHINTPMDFQTMWNLLESHRYLTFEAFEADFGLIVNNCLKYNAKDTVFYRAALRLREMGSSVIRTAKRQAERIGFDYETGMHLPREPSPDSQRDQERDRERERGRERDRDRERDPPLSSNEEDLLLPENRRRLPLEEQLHYLQLRLDEVSSGKHSIGQSRRAKALRKEISVIKRKLAHQREGGPGMGGRESMGGGDRGSSLPHLSSPAGHHDEGGESSSQEIGGKELSVSSSALASEVGRRTSVLFSKKNQKMAGPPKRPGRPPKNRDAGYGGPGVSQSPIGPPQLPLLSQRQRKRPRSPHSSSSSDSDSDNDDLLPGLPSNGFDTGNQPVTESFRVYRNEPRLPRSSSDSESTTSSSSSAASDRTSTTPSKQGRGKASFPRSFHEDSSEETSGTENDSYSVGGSRSVSHLVRGRDRPGCWMTSDDYSSLEALDLVWAKCRGYPSYPALIIDPKMPREGVFHRGVPIPVPPLDVLKLGEQMTLEAREHLFLVLFFDNKRTWQWLPRSKLVPLGVDQELDKEKMQEGRKSNIRKSVQVAYHRAMQHRSKVQGDPSSETSDSD from the exons ATGGGGCTGGACTTTGATGTAAAGACGTTCTGTCACAACCTGCGGGCCACCAAGCCCCCTTATGAGTGCCCTGTGGAGAGTTGCCGCAAGGTCTACAAGAGCTACAGCGGCATTGAGTATCACCTTTACCACTATGACCATGATAACCCGACCCCTGCACAGACTTTGCcccagaagaagaggaagggacGGCCTCCTCGTGTGTCCCTGGCTGGTTCGGGGGACACGGATGATGGCGGAGGAAACAGCGGCGGAGGACCGGGGCATGGAGGGAACACACCTGGTAGCCCCAATCGCTCGGAGCGCTCTCACTCTCCAGGGAGAGATACCATGACTTACGCCCAGGCACAGCGCATGGTGGAGCTGGAGATTCAAGGACGCATACACCGCATCAGCATCTTTGAGAACATTGATGTGGTGTCGGAGGAAGACAGTGATGCAGAGGATGCACCGCCATCTGGAACTGGTAGTAGTGCGGGAGGGGTTTGTAACGGTAGCGATGGTGGAGCCGGAGGTAGCGAAATAGGAGGCAGCGGCAAGGACCGCTCAGACATCCCATCTTCTAATGGAGGCAAAGCCACGCCAAAGTCTGGGAAGCATAAgagtaaagaaaagaagaaggacgGCTCATCTCATCATCACAGCGCTCAGTCCGGCCCGGCGGTCAAGCTCCCGGAGGCGGTGTTCAGAGAACTGGACCAAGAGAGACCCGATGCCCCCCCTCGACCGTTGTCTTACTACAG aaaTTTGAA GTACATAGATAAGTCTGTGGAGGAGctggatgaggaggtggagtatGACATTGATGAGGAGGACTACATCTGGCTTGACATCATGAACGACAAGCGGCGGCGTGACGGCGTGACACCCATCCCTCAGGAGGTCTTTGAGTATCTCATGGATCGCTTAGAGAAGGAGTCGTACTTTGAGAGCCACAACAAG GCGGATCCCAGCACCTTAATCGATGAAGATGCCGTCTGCTGCATCTGCAACGATGGAGAGTGTCAGAACAGCAATGTGATCCTGTTTTGTGACATGTGCAACCTGGCGGTCCACCAAGAGTGCTATGGTGTGCCATATATTCCAGAGGGTCAGTGGTTGTGTCGGCGCTGCCTGCAGTCGCCAAGTCGAGCGGTGGACTGCGCGCTCTGTCCTAACAAGGGAGGCGCTTTCAAACAGACAGACGACGCGCGCTGGGCCCACGTAGTGTGTGCCCTCTGGATCCCAGAG GTCTGCTTTGCCAACACAGTGTTTCTGGAGCCGATCGATAGTATTGAGCACATCCCTCCCGCACGCTGGAAGCTCACCTGCTACATCTGCAAGCAGCGCGGCTCGGGCGCCTGCATCCAGTGCCACAAAGCCAACTGCTACACGGCTTTCCACGTCACCTGCGCCCAGCAGGCAGGCCTCTATATGAAAATGGAGCCTGTCAGAGAGACCGGGGCGAATGGCACCTCCTTCAGCGTCCGCAAGACGGCATACTGCGACATCCACACGCCGCCCGGGTCGGCCCGACCTTTGGGAGGGGTGGGCGGTGCCAGCATGGGGTCTTCCCACAGCGagggagagctggaggaggatgacGAGCCCAGCATCGGCCACGACGACGACTCCAAGGGTTGGAGCTCCGAACGAGCAAAGAGGGCGAAGGCCaaatccaggctgaaaatgaaaagggCGAGGAAGATCTTAGCCGAGAGGAGAGCCGCTGCTCCGGTGGTGTCTGTGCCCTGCATACCCCCTCACAG GTTGAGCAAAATCACAAGTAACTTGACAGTACCCAGGAAAAGCCAGTTCATGCAACGCCTCCACAGCTACTGGACCCTGAAGAGGCAAAGTCGCAACGGCGTGCCACTGCTTCGCCGGCTTCAAACCCACCTGCAGTCACAGCGACACATTGACCCAGTCCCACCGCCGCCTCCATCACAGCTTCCCCTG AGGGACACCGAGGAGAAACAAAGCGCCttgaaggagcagctgaaggCATGGCAGAGACTGAGGCACGACCTGGAGAGAGCGAGGCTACTGGTGGAGCTCATACGCAAGAGGGAGAAACTCAAGAGGGAGACG ATTAAGGTGCAGCAGATGGCGCTGGAGATGCAGCTGACTCCCTTCCTGGTGCTGTTGAGGAGCACTTTGGAACAGTTACAGGAAAGAGACACTAACAACTTTTTCACTGAGCCTGTACCGCTGGCAGAG GTGCCAGACTACCTGGACCACATCAACACTCCAATGGATTTTCAGACCATGTGGAACCTGCTCGAGTCCCATCGCTACCTCACTTTCGAGGCCTTTGAGGCCGACTTCGGCCTCATTGTCAACAACTGCCTCAAGTACAACGCCAAGGACACAGTCTTCTACCGCGCTGCCCTTCGGCTCAGGGAGATGGGCAGCTCCGTCATACGAACAGCCAAGCGCCAGGCTGAACGCATAGGCTTCGACTATGAGACCGGCATGCACCTCCCCCGAGAGCCCAGCCCAGACAGCCAGCGCGAccaggagagagacagagagcgggAGCGGGGCAGGGaaagggacagggacagagaaagagaccCGCCGTTGTCTTCTAATGAAGAAG ACCTGCTCCTGCCCGAGAACAGGCGACGGCTGccgctggaggagcagctgcatTACCTGCAGCTGCGTCTGGACGAGGTGAGCTCAGGGAAGCACAGCATCGGTCAGTCCCGCAGAGCCAAAGCTCTCAGAAAGGAGATCAGTGTGATCAAGAGGAAGCTCGCGCATCAGCGCGAGGGAGGCCCCGGCATGGGGGGCCGGGAGTCCATGGGCGGAGGAGATCGCGGCTCGTCTCTCCCCCACCTCTCGTCGCCCGCAGGACACCACGATGAGGGGGGAGAGAGCAGCAGCCAGGAGATTGGTGGAAAGG AGCTGAGCGTGTCCTCATCCGCCCTGGCTTCCGAGGTGGGGCGTCGGACGTCTGTGCTCTTCTCCAAGAAGAATCAAAAAATGGCTGGACCCCCCAAAAGGCCAGGGCGCCCGCCCAAAAACCGGGACGCTGGCTACGGAGGTCCAGGAGTGAGCCAAAGCCCCATCGGCCCCCCGCAGCTCCCCCTCCTGTCTcaaaggcagaggaagaggccTCGCAGCCCccacagcagctccagctctgacagcgACAGCGACAACGACGACCTGTTGCCAG GTTTGCCAAGTAACGGGTTTGATACAGGAAACCAGCCTGTGACAGAAAGCTTCCGTGTTTACAGAAACGAGCCCCGTCTGCCACGCTCAAGTTCAGACTCCGAGTCCacgaccagcagcagcagcagtgcggCCTCTGACAGGACCAG CACGACGCCCTCTAAGCAGGGCAGAGGAAAGGCGTCGTTCCCTCGCTCTTTCCATGAAGACAGCAGTGAGGAAACTTCAGGCACTGAGAATGATTCCTACTCGGTCGGAGGGTCCCGGAGCGTTTCACATT TGGTGCGTGGCCGAGACAGGCCAGGATGTTGGATGACCTCTGATGACTACTCTTCTCTTGAAGCTCTAGACCTGGTGTGGGCCAAGTGCAGAGGCTACCCTTCATATCCGGCGCTG ATAATTGACCCAAAGATGCCCAGGGAAGGCGTGTTCCACCGGGGCGTCCCCATACCCGTCCCCCCTCTGGATGTGCTGAAACTTGGGGAGCAAATGACCCTGGAGGCCCGGGAGCACCTGTTCCTGGTCCTCTTCTTCGACAACAAGAGAACTTG gCAGTGGCTGCCGCGCTCTAAGCTGGTGCCGCTCGGGGTGGACCAGGAGCTGGACAAGGAGAAGATGCAGGAGGGCAGGAAGTCAAACATCCGCAAGTCGGTGCAGGTGGCTTATCACCGGGCCATGCAGCACCGCAGCAAGGTGCAGGGAGATCCCAGCAGCGAAACCAGTGACAGCGACTGA